A single window of Paenibacillus sp. FSL H8-0537 DNA harbors:
- the galE gene encoding UDP-glucose 4-epimerase GalE: MAVLVTGGAGYIGSHAVASLKERGEEIVVVDNLEQGHREAVTGGKLYVGDLRDKDFLETVFKENSIDAVIHFAANSLVGESMQNPGKYYHNNVYGTLCLLEKMIEHNVLKIVFSSTAATYGEPENVPIDEYDRTLPTNAYGETKLAMEKMMKWFDVAHGLKFVSLRYFNAAGAHESGVIGEDHNPESHLIPIVLQAALGQRPHISVFGEDYETEDGTCIRDYIHVSDLADAHVLAVERLRTGADSSIYNLGNGQGFSVKQVIDIARSVTEREIKAVIEPRRSGDPAVLVAASDRARSELGWNPKRNKLEDIIRSAWNWHVANPQGYKGKAQE, from the coding sequence ATGGCAGTATTAGTAACAGGTGGAGCAGGATATATTGGTTCGCATGCCGTAGCATCACTTAAAGAGCGCGGCGAAGAAATCGTTGTGGTCGACAATTTGGAGCAGGGACATCGCGAGGCGGTAACGGGCGGAAAGCTGTACGTTGGCGATTTGCGCGATAAGGATTTTCTGGAAACGGTATTTAAGGAAAACAGCATTGATGCGGTCATTCATTTTGCAGCTAATTCGCTCGTAGGGGAAAGCATGCAAAACCCAGGCAAGTATTATCACAACAATGTTTATGGCACATTATGCCTGCTTGAAAAAATGATTGAGCACAACGTGCTTAAGATTGTGTTCTCATCCACAGCAGCTACCTATGGCGAGCCGGAAAACGTGCCAATCGACGAGTACGACCGTACGCTGCCGACTAATGCCTATGGCGAAACGAAGCTGGCAATGGAAAAAATGATGAAATGGTTCGATGTCGCGCATGGCTTGAAATTCGTATCTTTACGTTATTTCAACGCAGCTGGCGCGCATGAGAGCGGAGTAATCGGCGAGGACCACAACCCTGAATCGCATCTTATCCCTATCGTGCTGCAGGCAGCGCTTGGACAGCGTCCGCATATTTCTGTGTTCGGCGAAGACTATGAGACGGAGGATGGCACTTGCATCCGCGATTATATCCATGTCAGCGATCTAGCCGATGCGCATGTGCTCGCCGTAGAACGTTTGCGTACAGGTGCGGACAGCTCGATTTACAACCTTGGCAACGGACAAGGCTTCTCCGTTAAGCAAGTGATTGACATTGCGCGCTCCGTAACCGAACGCGAGATCAAGGCCGTAATTGAGCCACGCCGTTCTGGCGACCCAGCTGTGCTGGTAGCCGCATCCGATCGTGCACGCAGTGAACTGGGCTGGAATCCGAAACGCAACAAGCTTGAGGATATTATCCGCAGCGCATGGAACTGGCATGTGGCAAACCCGCAAGGCTACAAAGGCAAAGCACAGGAGTAG
- a CDS encoding FAD-dependent oxidoreductase, translating to MKELHTGSLYWPTTLNSTADYPRITENKKVKVAIVGGGMSGSICGYILAKSGIEAAMLERESVAGGSTSANTGLLQFSNDIMLWELADQIGEYDAARFYRGCLDAVRQLGEVAAQLPVDVGFIPRSSLYYATSEQDLPMLRKEYEMLRKHGFDVTFLEADDISRQFPFRKPGAIMAQGDAEVNPFQFVQGVSSAAAKAGLQIYEHTDIVKHEQTAEGGQLLRTSDGWEIEAEHVIFAIGYEPEELRGQLVKADINRSFAAVTGVQDDAKLRANWPGQCLIWETARPYLYLRTTVDGRIVVGGLDEMTEAPIESEKLRRKRTDKLLEKITALFPMLDQPLEFEWSATFGESRDNLPFIGADPKMPGVYYCLGYGGNGTVYSTMAAYILRDMINGEEHPLASIVRLDRPSLLKV from the coding sequence ATGAAGGAGCTGCATACAGGCAGTCTGTATTGGCCTACGACCTTAAATTCGACGGCAGACTATCCCCGTATTACCGAGAACAAAAAAGTGAAGGTTGCCATCGTCGGCGGCGGCATGTCTGGCAGCATTTGCGGTTATATTTTGGCGAAAAGCGGCATTGAGGCGGCAATGCTCGAACGGGAAAGCGTCGCAGGCGGCAGTACGTCGGCCAATACGGGCTTGCTCCAGTTTTCCAATGACATTATGCTGTGGGAGCTCGCTGACCAAATCGGCGAATACGATGCTGCACGATTCTATCGCGGCTGTCTGGATGCTGTGAGGCAGCTTGGGGAGGTTGCGGCACAGCTCCCCGTAGATGTCGGCTTCATTCCAAGAAGCAGCCTCTATTATGCGACCTCCGAGCAGGATTTGCCGATGCTGCGGAAGGAATATGAGATGCTGCGCAAGCATGGATTTGACGTCACCTTTCTGGAGGCTGACGATATTTCCCGGCAGTTTCCTTTCCGTAAACCGGGTGCCATTATGGCGCAGGGGGATGCCGAGGTTAATCCATTCCAGTTCGTGCAGGGCGTATCCAGCGCTGCGGCGAAAGCCGGGCTGCAAATTTATGAGCATACCGACATCGTAAAGCATGAACAGACTGCAGAAGGCGGGCAGCTGTTGCGGACTTCCGACGGCTGGGAAATCGAGGCGGAGCATGTGATATTCGCTATTGGCTATGAGCCTGAGGAATTGCGCGGCCAGCTGGTTAAAGCCGACATTAACCGCTCCTTTGCCGCCGTTACTGGCGTTCAGGATGACGCGAAGCTGCGGGCCAATTGGCCGGGGCAATGCCTCATTTGGGAAACGGCGCGCCCCTATTTATACTTACGCACGACGGTGGATGGCCGGATCGTCGTCGGCGGTCTGGACGAAATGACCGAAGCGCCGATTGAAAGCGAGAAGCTAAGGCGCAAGCGAACCGATAAGCTGCTGGAGAAAATAACAGCATTGTTTCCGATGCTGGATCAGCCGCTGGAATTTGAATGGAGCGCCACGTTCGGTGAATCCCGCGATAATCTGCCCTTTATCGGCGCTGATCCAAAAATGCCAGGCGTCTACTATTGCCTCGGCTACGGCGGCAATGGCACTGTCTACAGCACGATGGCTGCTTATATACTGAGGGATATGATTAATGGGGAGGAGCATCCGCTCGCGAGCATCGTGCGCCTTGACCGTCCTTCCTT
- a CDS encoding AraC family transcriptional regulator — protein sequence MTRPENYKVASSPMIIENDLLHVLFAGESQTKPAHRLGPKVYDFYLMHVVLEGSGIFICGDNRYELRAGHTFLIEPEQLVSYESDVQNPWRYRWVAFRGKLANGLLETAGLSVAQPVVDTGSSKRPAALFHHIFHIFRSNEAAAHLKANGYLQLLLAEYSAVMSDTARGKALMADEEGEQLLQKMIHYLSTQYAHPVSIEQMAEALGYNRAYLSRFFKRKTGTSPVTFLLKLRIDKARQMLRERGELTIEQISASVGLQDALYFSKQFRRFYNQSPTAYREAMRSLKE from the coding sequence ATGACCAGACCAGAGAACTATAAAGTCGCCTCAAGCCCTATGATCATCGAAAATGATCTGCTGCACGTGTTGTTCGCAGGGGAAAGCCAGACGAAGCCCGCGCATCGCCTCGGTCCGAAAGTATATGATTTTTATTTGATGCATGTCGTGCTTGAAGGCAGCGGCATCTTCATTTGTGGCGACAACCGCTACGAGCTGCGGGCAGGGCACACGTTTCTGATTGAACCGGAGCAGCTTGTCAGCTATGAATCGGACGTTCAGAATCCTTGGCGCTACCGCTGGGTTGCCTTTAGGGGCAAACTGGCTAACGGGCTGCTCGAGACAGCAGGGTTATCTGTGGCACAGCCTGTCGTTGATACCGGCAGCAGCAAGCGGCCAGCCGCGCTTTTTCATCATATCTTCCATATTTTCCGCTCGAATGAGGCGGCCGCACATTTGAAGGCAAATGGCTATTTGCAGCTGCTGCTCGCTGAATACAGCGCCGTTATGAGCGATACCGCTCGCGGCAAAGCGCTGATGGCCGATGAAGAAGGGGAGCAATTGCTCCAAAAAATGATCCATTATTTATCAACGCAATATGCCCATCCCGTTTCTATTGAGCAAATGGCGGAGGCACTTGGCTACAATCGCGCCTATTTATCGCGTTTCTTCAAACGCAAAACGGGAACATCGCCTGTCACCTTCCTGCTCAAGCTGAGAATAGACAAGGCTAGACAGATGCTTCGCGAGCGTGGTGAACTGACGATTGAGCAAATTTCCGCTTCTGTCGGGCTGCAGGATGCGCTTTATTTTTCCAAGCAATTTCGGCGTTTTTATAATCAGTCCCCCACCGCGTACCGCGAAGCGATGCGCAGTCTGAAAGAATAG
- a CDS encoding galactokinase: MANIQELTQKFIQQYGGDASAIQVFHAPGRVNLIGEHTDYNGGYVFPAALTFGTTLLIRARGDRKLGLATTNFPISREFDLENIVYDEADDWMNYPKGIFHELQQRGVSYTSGYDLLYHGEIPNGAGLSSSASIEVVTAYALLTLEKQPIDKVQIALLSQKSENEFNGVQCGIMDQFAVANGKKDHAILLMCDTLEYDLVPFQSGSYKLVIGNTNKRRGLVDSAYNERRSQCEQAVQDLKQAFPELTLLGQINLEQFNANKHLIKENIVRNRAQHVVEEIDRVLQSMEALKKDDLALFGQLMNGSHDSLRDLYEVTGAELDAMVAAARKVDGVLGSRMTGAGFGGCTVSLVHEDSIESFKQQVGEEYTAATGLVADFYVCSIGNGVEQLF; encoded by the coding sequence GTGGCAAATATTCAAGAGCTTACACAGAAATTTATCCAACAATATGGTGGAGACGCCTCCGCCATTCAAGTATTTCATGCTCCGGGCCGGGTGAATCTGATCGGCGAGCATACCGATTATAACGGCGGGTACGTTTTTCCGGCTGCTTTAACGTTTGGCACAACGCTGCTCATTCGTGCACGCGGAGACCGCAAGCTTGGGCTGGCAACGACGAATTTTCCAATAAGCCGGGAGTTCGACCTTGAAAATATCGTTTATGACGAAGCGGATGACTGGATGAACTATCCAAAAGGGATTTTCCACGAATTGCAGCAGCGCGGCGTGAGCTATACTTCCGGCTATGATCTGCTGTACCATGGCGAAATTCCGAACGGAGCGGGCCTATCCTCCTCGGCTTCCATTGAAGTGGTCACGGCTTATGCCCTGCTGACGCTTGAAAAACAGCCGATCGACAAGGTGCAAATTGCGCTGCTTTCACAAAAATCAGAAAATGAATTCAACGGTGTGCAATGCGGCATTATGGACCAATTTGCTGTGGCAAATGGCAAGAAGGATCATGCGATTTTGCTTATGTGCGACACGCTTGAATACGATCTCGTTCCGTTCCAATCGGGCAGCTACAAGCTCGTTATCGGCAACACGAACAAGCGCCGTGGATTGGTGGATTCCGCTTATAATGAGCGCCGCAGCCAATGCGAGCAGGCGGTTCAGGACTTAAAGCAGGCGTTCCCTGAGCTGACGCTGCTTGGCCAAATTAACTTGGAGCAGTTCAATGCAAACAAGCACCTGATCAAAGAAAATATCGTCCGCAATCGCGCCCAGCACGTTGTCGAAGAGATCGACCGGGTATTGCAATCGATGGAAGCTCTGAAAAAAGACGATCTCGCATTGTTCGGCCAGCTGATGAATGGCTCGCATGATTCGCTGCGCGATTTGTATGAAGTAACCGGTGCGGAGCTGGACGCGATGGTAGCTGCGGCTCGCAAAGTAGACGGCGTGCTTGGCTCGCGGATGACAGGCGCAGGCTTCGGCGGCTGCACCGTATCGCTCGTTCATGAAGACAGCATCGAGAGCTTCAAGCAGCAAGTGGGCGAGGAATATACGGCGGCAACCGGACTTGTAGCGGATTTCTACGTATGCAGCATCGGCAATGGCGTGGAGCAGTTGTTTTAG